Proteins from a single region of Alphaproteobacteria bacterium LSUCC0719:
- a CDS encoding ABC transporter ATP-binding protein has protein sequence MTETALSVKNLATHFFTRTGVIKAVDDVSFDLAKGEIMGLVGESGSGKTVTGFSLLGLVDEPGRIVNGSITLKGKELTTLSNAELRRLRGREISMIFQDPIATLNPVLTIGQQMRLALAAHERITARAAADRSADLLTKVGIPSARARMNAYPHEFSGGMRQRVAIAIALLHRPSVIIADEPTTALDVSIQAQILQQMRGLAAETGTALIWISHDLAVVSSLATKLAVMYAGRIVEQGPTAGLLRNPRHPYTAGLIGSLPAMTKAGSPLKQIPGTTPSLLSLPSGCPFAPRCQRATEICQRAPEMVTHGDRGWRCFDPVGQVDEVTS, from the coding sequence ATGACCGAAACGGCGCTCAGCGTTAAAAATCTTGCGACCCATTTTTTCACCCGCACAGGCGTAATCAAGGCGGTAGATGATGTTAGCTTTGATCTCGCCAAAGGTGAAATTATGGGGCTGGTTGGTGAAAGCGGTTCGGGGAAAACTGTAACTGGCTTTTCACTTCTTGGTCTTGTTGATGAACCTGGGCGGATCGTGAATGGCTCCATCACGCTCAAGGGAAAGGAGCTGACCACTCTTTCCAATGCTGAATTGCGCCGCTTACGTGGTCGGGAAATCTCCATGATTTTCCAAGACCCCATCGCCACACTCAACCCAGTCCTCACCATCGGCCAGCAAATGCGACTGGCCCTCGCCGCACATGAACGAATCACTGCCCGTGCTGCGGCAGACCGATCAGCGGATCTACTAACAAAGGTAGGGATTCCATCTGCTCGCGCCAGAATGAATGCCTACCCTCATGAATTCTCTGGTGGTATGCGACAACGAGTTGCAATTGCCATAGCCCTACTCCATCGACCATCGGTTATCATCGCTGACGAACCGACCACCGCTCTTGATGTCTCCATTCAGGCACAAATTCTTCAACAGATGCGGGGTCTTGCAGCGGAAACGGGTACAGCATTGATCTGGATCAGCCATGACCTTGCTGTGGTATCGAGCCTTGCCACCAAATTAGCCGTCATGTATGCGGGACGAATTGTTGAACAAGGTCCAACGGCTGGTCTGCTGAGAAACCCCCGACATCCCTATACAGCCGGCTTGATTGGCTCCCTACCAGCGATGACCAAAGCAGGCAGCCCCCTCAAACAGATCCCGGGAACCACCCCATCACTTTTGTCTCTCCCGTCTGGATGTCCATTTGCGCCGCGATGTCAGCGTGCAACTGAAATTTGCCAGCGGGCACCTGAGATGGTCACGCATGGTGACAGAGGATGGCGATGCTTTGACCCTGTCGGCCAGGTCGACGAGGTGACTTCATGA
- a CDS encoding ABC transporter ATP-binding protein, giving the protein MTDFVSLENISKIFGPNLTTGDRIASKLGARVETRSIHAVSNVSLSIAKGETIGLVGESGCGKSTLGRLIAGILSPSSGRIILDGGPVIRNGAKVTTRVQTVFQDPFASLDPRMKVGETVAEGPITHGLTTKSDARAYAALWFERVGLDPVWLDRYPHQFSGGQRQRIAIARALAMQPDVLVCDEPVASLDVSIQAQIINLFLELTRDLDLTTIFISHDLSVVQHVSDRIAIMYLGQIVELGPVDEVYENPAHPYTAALFGSVPKLVLDDDELVHFDTIEGEVPSPLSPPSGCFYHPRCPLADENCAKARPEMTGISNSRSVMCHNYQQQLTKD; this is encoded by the coding sequence ATGACCGATTTTGTAAGCCTTGAAAACATCAGCAAGATCTTTGGCCCCAACCTTACAACCGGGGACAGGATTGCATCAAAACTCGGGGCAAGAGTTGAAACCCGCTCCATTCATGCAGTATCCAATGTGTCCTTATCCATAGCAAAGGGCGAAACAATTGGTCTGGTAGGCGAATCTGGATGTGGAAAGTCAACGTTAGGCCGCTTGATCGCAGGGATATTATCGCCCAGTTCTGGCCGGATAATTCTGGATGGGGGCCCCGTAATTAGAAATGGCGCCAAGGTTACCACCCGCGTGCAGACGGTATTTCAAGACCCCTTTGCCAGCCTTGATCCACGCATGAAAGTAGGAGAAACGGTTGCTGAAGGCCCAATCACCCACGGGCTCACCACAAAAAGCGATGCCCGCGCCTATGCTGCACTCTGGTTTGAGCGGGTTGGCCTCGATCCTGTCTGGCTCGACCGGTATCCACACCAGTTTTCAGGTGGGCAAAGACAGCGCATCGCTATTGCCAGAGCCCTCGCCATGCAGCCTGATGTTTTGGTGTGTGATGAGCCTGTGGCGTCTCTAGACGTGTCCATTCAGGCACAAATCATCAATCTGTTTCTGGAACTGACCCGTGACCTTGATCTGACAACCATTTTTATCAGCCATGATCTATCTGTGGTGCAACATGTCAGCGACAGGATTGCGATCATGTATCTCGGTCAGATTGTCGAATTGGGCCCAGTGGATGAAGTTTATGAAAATCCCGCGCATCCCTATACGGCGGCATTGTTTGGCTCGGTCCCCAAGCTGGTGCTTGATGATGATGAGCTTGTTCACTTTGATACAATTGAAGGTGAAGTCCCGTCGCCTCTTTCACCTCCTTCAGGATGTTTCTACCATCCAAGATGTCCATTGGCCGACGAGAATTGTGCAAAAGCTAGGCCCGAAATGACCGGCATCTCGAACAGCCGCAGCGTGATGTGCCATAACTATCAACAGCAACTCACCAAAGACTAA
- a CDS encoding ABC transporter permease produces MSRQDTPLTRFWHEFRENKIAVVALSVVVVLMLLALFASLVSPQNPYDLANLSLMDSRRPPGFVGSGGYIHLLGTDPQGRDLLSAIFYGLRISIQIGLAAGFVSLSIGAALGILAAYKGGRIESLIMRLVDLQLSFPAILLALVIVALLGQGKVQLISALVAAQYAYFARTAYGAAKAEKGKDYIEAAVATPLGSRLVVLRHLVPNCTPPLIVVATVQIANSISLEATLSFLGLGLPVTEPSLGMLISNGFPYMMSGRYWISVYPGVALIILIVAINIVGDQVRDQFNPRLRK; encoded by the coding sequence ATGAGCAGACAAGACACACCTCTCACACGGTTCTGGCACGAGTTTAGAGAAAACAAAATTGCTGTTGTGGCCTTGTCGGTTGTTGTGGTTTTGATGCTGCTGGCCTTGTTTGCGTCTCTTGTGTCCCCTCAAAACCCTTACGATCTTGCCAATTTATCACTGATGGACAGCCGTCGTCCCCCCGGTTTTGTGGGTTCGGGCGGATACATTCATTTGCTTGGCACTGATCCGCAGGGACGAGACCTTCTCTCAGCCATATTCTATGGATTGAGAATATCAATCCAGATTGGTCTGGCTGCCGGGTTTGTTTCGCTGAGCATTGGCGCAGCCTTGGGGATTCTGGCGGCTTATAAAGGTGGCCGTATAGAAAGTTTGATTATGCGGCTGGTTGATCTTCAGCTATCTTTTCCCGCGATCCTGCTTGCGTTGGTGATTGTCGCTTTACTCGGGCAGGGAAAGGTGCAGCTGATCAGTGCGCTGGTTGCCGCACAATATGCCTACTTTGCCCGCACCGCTTATGGAGCGGCCAAAGCTGAGAAAGGCAAAGACTACATTGAAGCTGCTGTAGCCACACCTCTTGGAAGCCGGCTGGTGGTATTAAGGCATCTTGTGCCGAATTGCACTCCACCATTGATCGTCGTGGCAACCGTACAGATTGCCAATTCGATTTCTCTTGAAGCCACACTGAGCTTTCTTGGCCTTGGCCTGCCCGTTACCGAACCTTCACTTGGTATGCTGATCTCCAACGGCTTCCCCTATATGATGAGTGGACGCTACTGGATTTCTGTGTATCCCGGTGTTGCGTTGATCATCCTTATTGTTGCGATCAACATCGTTGGGGACCAGGTGCGTGACCAATTCAATCCGAGGTTGCGCAAATGA
- a CDS encoding RraA family protein, producing MIDEPKLLRIKRDFPRPSAAEIEALATVPTGVVNDALWGRGALHKDIKPVDHHRQMAAHAVGPALTVETGPADILALLASLAFIQPGDMVVHSFSAHQNCASAGDRVSGMMKNCGASGFITDGPMRDLVGLREVNLPSWCSGLTPASPFSNGPGTIGMDIQIGGQTVCSGDVVVADLDGVVVIPFKELGAVTKRCHEILNLETELDSKVRNGLTVPQNIKDLLASDQVEFVD from the coding sequence ATGATTGACGAGCCAAAATTGTTACGGATCAAGCGTGACTTTCCACGGCCATCAGCGGCGGAAATTGAGGCACTTGCGACCGTCCCGACTGGCGTTGTGAATGACGCGCTTTGGGGGCGCGGTGCGCTTCATAAGGATATCAAACCTGTCGATCACCATCGTCAGATGGCCGCGCATGCAGTTGGTCCTGCATTAACCGTGGAAACGGGCCCCGCTGATATTCTTGCGCTGCTTGCCAGTTTGGCGTTTATCCAGCCTGGCGACATGGTTGTTCATTCTTTCAGTGCGCATCAAAACTGCGCGTCGGCAGGTGATCGTGTCTCGGGAATGATGAAGAACTGTGGTGCGTCCGGTTTTATCACGGACGGGCCAATGCGTGACTTGGTTGGTCTGCGTGAAGTGAATTTGCCCAGCTGGTGTTCAGGTTTGACACCTGCTTCTCCCTTCAGTAACGGGCCGGGCACAATCGGGATGGATATTCAAATAGGTGGCCAAACCGTTTGTAGCGGGGACGTGGTTGTCGCTGATTTGGACGGGGTTGTCGTGATCCCATTTAAGGAACTGGGCGCGGTTACCAAGCGGTGCCATGAGATCCTGAACCTTGAAACTGAATTGGATTCTAAAGTACGCAACGGGCTGACAGTGCCGCAAAATATCAAAGATCTGTTGGCAAGTGATCAGGTGGAGTTTGTCGACTGA